In one window of Posidoniimonas corsicana DNA:
- a CDS encoding BatA domain-containing protein gives MTFAFPSLLWLGIPFLAGVLAIHLLNLRRQKPIQWAAMEFLLESERINKAWINLRQWLLLAVRMLVIAAAVFALAKPQLKKFTLAALADSRVSHIVILDDSYSMSDEHGAGSVWGDAVAAVDRVLEFAASHPQHQVTLLRASHAGPDEALLGEGEQDIGRLRALLADWRPSQQPAALAPAMAGAVQLTEAAPTGARRIVYVVTDGRRSEVEPLNDSAQRVERLQEAGAEVRWVACAATHSPNLTLSSLEPLPGPLAAGVELRMRVRVTNHGPGTATDVLVQVARDGRSSPAIEIGAIEAGQTAERQFSVLFRDPGPHRVTARLDADAVVEDNARYCSVDLAPERKVLLVDGSPEGREGVPYAAALRPNPRINTGWQPEVVAAEKISGATAFGQYAAVFLLDVPRLSDTTAAALVEYVRGGGGLFMSLGENADRDFYNQQLLGDRPQAIAKVELLKQGRPPLGEGGDMTVTEHPVFGVFSGDRNTFLSLVAVNYLHNCSPVDIGGRARVIASHTSGAPLVVESQLGEGRAVVMLTAAGQKQRQDESWSNLSTLPVFPVLALELAAHLAEPRLSPDPLEVGGTWNLPTGGDSGGPRVRISRVERGVAELVTEASHDEFATRGGPTAAGYYRIEPAGRSADEIVVVAANVDPAEGDLRLPADGELADALGRVGVSVETAVALSASSGEDGPSPIPPLLALLVVGLLLGEQALGVAASYHQESRGGAA, from the coding sequence GTGACCTTCGCCTTTCCCTCGCTGCTGTGGCTCGGCATCCCGTTCTTGGCGGGCGTGCTAGCGATCCACCTGCTCAACCTGCGTCGGCAGAAGCCGATCCAGTGGGCGGCGATGGAGTTCCTGCTGGAGAGCGAGCGGATCAATAAGGCTTGGATCAATCTGCGGCAGTGGCTGCTGCTAGCGGTCCGGATGCTTGTGATCGCGGCCGCGGTGTTCGCGCTGGCGAAGCCGCAGCTCAAAAAGTTCACTCTAGCCGCGCTGGCGGACAGCCGTGTGAGCCATATCGTCATCCTGGACGATAGCTACTCCATGTCCGACGAGCACGGCGCCGGCAGCGTGTGGGGCGACGCCGTCGCGGCGGTCGACCGGGTGCTGGAATTCGCAGCCAGTCACCCTCAGCACCAGGTGACGCTGCTCCGCGCGAGCCATGCGGGGCCGGATGAGGCCCTGCTCGGCGAGGGCGAGCAAGACATTGGCCGTCTGCGTGCGCTTCTCGCCGACTGGCGGCCCAGCCAACAACCCGCTGCGCTTGCCCCAGCCATGGCCGGCGCTGTTCAGTTGACCGAGGCGGCGCCAACCGGCGCCCGCCGCATCGTGTACGTGGTGACCGACGGGCGCCGGAGTGAAGTCGAGCCCCTCAACGACTCGGCCCAGCGTGTGGAGCGTCTGCAGGAAGCCGGCGCCGAGGTGCGTTGGGTCGCCTGTGCCGCCACGCACAGCCCCAATCTGACCCTTTCTAGCCTCGAGCCGCTGCCGGGCCCGCTGGCCGCCGGCGTCGAGCTGAGGATGCGGGTACGGGTCACCAATCACGGCCCCGGAACAGCCACGGACGTGTTGGTCCAGGTCGCCCGCGATGGTCGGAGCTCGCCGGCGATCGAGATCGGCGCGATCGAGGCGGGCCAAACCGCCGAGCGGCAGTTCTCGGTGCTCTTCCGCGACCCCGGCCCTCATCGTGTCACCGCTCGATTGGACGCCGACGCGGTTGTGGAGGACAACGCGCGTTACTGCAGTGTCGACTTGGCGCCTGAGCGGAAGGTGCTGCTGGTCGACGGTTCACCTGAGGGCCGCGAAGGGGTGCCGTACGCCGCCGCGCTGCGACCGAATCCGCGGATAAACACCGGTTGGCAGCCAGAGGTTGTGGCGGCCGAGAAGATTAGCGGCGCCACGGCGTTTGGGCAGTACGCGGCCGTGTTCCTGCTGGACGTTCCCAGGCTGAGCGACACAACGGCCGCAGCTCTGGTGGAATACGTCCGCGGCGGCGGCGGGCTGTTCATGTCATTGGGTGAAAACGCGGACCGAGACTTCTACAACCAACAACTCCTGGGAGACCGTCCCCAGGCGATCGCGAAGGTCGAGCTGCTCAAGCAGGGGCGCCCGCCGCTAGGCGAGGGCGGCGACATGACGGTCACTGAGCACCCCGTGTTCGGGGTCTTTTCAGGAGATCGGAACACCTTCCTGAGCCTGGTCGCTGTCAACTACTTGCATAACTGCAGTCCCGTCGATATCGGCGGCCGCGCTCGGGTGATCGCGAGCCACACGAGCGGGGCGCCGTTGGTTGTTGAGAGCCAGCTGGGCGAAGGCCGCGCCGTGGTGATGCTGACAGCCGCCGGGCAGAAGCAGCGTCAGGATGAGAGCTGGTCGAACCTGAGCACCCTGCCGGTTTTCCCGGTGCTCGCTTTGGAGCTGGCGGCGCACCTCGCGGAGCCGAGGCTATCCCCCGATCCGCTCGAAGTGGGAGGGACATGGAATCTGCCCACGGGCGGCGACTCCGGTGGGCCTCGGGTGCGTATCAGTCGGGTAGAGCGTGGCGTCGCGGAGCTGGTCACAGAGGCCTCGCACGACGAGTTCGCGACGCGGGGAGGACCGACGGCGGCAGGTTACTACCGGATTGAGCCCGCGGGCCGATCGGCCGACGAGATCGTTGTTGTGGCGGCAAACGTTGACCCGGCCGAGGGCGATCTCCGACTCCCCGCTGACGGCGAGCTTGCGGACGCGCTCGGGCGAGTCGGCGTTTCCGTGGAAACGGCTGTCGCACTGTCTGCCTCGTCGGGTGAGGATGGCCCTTCCCCCATCCCCCCATTGCTTGCGCTGCTGGTGGTCGGCTTGCTGCTAGGTGAGCAGGCGTTAGGCGTCGCGGCGAGCTACCACCAAGAATCCCGCGGGGGGGCTGCATAG
- a CDS encoding DUF58 domain-containing protein, with the protein MTQDSAASLLPDVVRRVGRLEVRARYVVEGFLSGLHRSPYFGQSLEFREHRQYTRGDDLRHVDWKVWARQDRLYVKQYEEDTNLRATMLVDQSASMAYGGGPLSKHEYAATLTSALAYLLLRQNDAVGCITFAAGVTGQVPQRSNKGHLTAVADLLRSEPGGRESDIGVAASAAAAQLPRRGLVVLTSDLFTDPAGLDRGLRQLHLKGHDLIVLHLLDDDELDFPFNRAARFEGLESTQQLACNPRALQKGYLEAMDRFLNETRRICLANRADYQLVRTSAPFDAVLTALLSRRQVRSRSRDRASPPTGAPS; encoded by the coding sequence ATGACCCAAGATTCCGCGGCGTCCTTGCTTCCTGACGTCGTCCGCCGCGTTGGACGACTAGAGGTCCGCGCGCGGTACGTCGTCGAAGGATTCCTGAGCGGCCTGCACCGCAGCCCGTACTTCGGGCAGTCGCTCGAGTTCCGCGAGCACCGCCAGTACACACGCGGCGACGACCTGCGCCACGTCGACTGGAAGGTCTGGGCGCGTCAGGACCGGTTGTATGTCAAGCAGTACGAGGAGGACACCAACCTCCGCGCGACGATGCTGGTCGACCAGTCGGCCAGCATGGCGTACGGCGGTGGGCCGCTTTCCAAGCATGAGTACGCGGCCACGCTGACCAGCGCCTTAGCCTACCTGCTGTTGCGACAGAACGACGCGGTTGGCTGCATCACGTTCGCAGCAGGAGTTACCGGCCAGGTCCCGCAGCGTTCCAACAAGGGGCACCTGACCGCCGTTGCTGACCTGCTGCGGAGCGAACCCGGCGGCCGAGAATCGGACATCGGCGTGGCCGCTTCGGCGGCGGCCGCTCAGCTCCCACGCCGGGGGCTGGTGGTGCTCACCAGCGACTTGTTCACCGACCCCGCCGGACTGGACCGTGGGCTACGCCAGCTCCACTTGAAGGGGCACGACCTGATCGTCCTGCACCTGCTCGACGACGACGAGCTCGACTTCCCCTTCAACCGGGCGGCCAGGTTCGAAGGGCTGGAGTCGACCCAGCAACTGGCCTGCAACCCGCGGGCGCTGCAGAAGGGCTACCTGGAAGCGATGGACCGCTTCCTAAACGAGACCCGCCGTATCTGCCTCGCTAATCGCGCCGACTACCAGCTGGTGCGGACCAGCGCGCCGTTCGATGCGGTGCTCACTGCCCTGCTCTCCCGCCGCCAGGTGCGCAGCCGCTCGCGCGACCGTGCCTCGCCGCCGACCGGCGCCCCGTCCTGA
- a CDS encoding AAA family ATPase: MADEHDPHSDPPPSEEIVERMRAATEAIRTQLRQVIVGQEEVTELLLISLFSRGHCLLEGAPGLAKTLLVSTLAKSLNLTFSRIQFTPDLMPADITGTEVIEENKSTGAREMRFIPGPIFTNVVLADEINRTPPKTQAALLEAMQEKQVTIGRMRHLIGEPFFVLATQNPIEQEGTYPLPEAQQDRFMIKALVRYPSFDEEVEVAQRTTRGAAGEVQAVLSPEEISSLQDLVRSVPVSDHVTRYAVALVRGTRVGEPEVTEFCRRTLSWGAGPRAVQYLILGGKARCLMAGRPCVSVEDIQALAAPVLRHRLMLDFAAESEGVTPDDVVADLIKNTSTHPDRLSDDPRFRGVLAS, translated from the coding sequence ATGGCCGACGAACATGATCCCCACAGCGACCCGCCGCCAAGCGAAGAGATTGTGGAGCGGATGCGCGCAGCCACCGAGGCGATCCGCACCCAGCTCCGGCAGGTGATTGTGGGGCAGGAGGAGGTGACCGAGCTGCTGTTGATCTCGCTGTTCAGCCGCGGGCACTGCCTGCTGGAGGGGGCGCCGGGGCTCGCCAAGACGCTGCTGGTGAGCACGCTCGCCAAGAGCCTGAACCTGACGTTCAGCCGCATCCAGTTCACGCCCGACCTGATGCCGGCCGACATCACCGGCACCGAGGTGATCGAGGAAAACAAATCGACCGGCGCCCGTGAGATGCGGTTCATCCCGGGGCCTATATTCACCAACGTGGTGCTGGCCGACGAGATCAACCGCACGCCCCCCAAGACCCAGGCCGCGTTGCTCGAGGCGATGCAGGAGAAGCAGGTCACGATCGGCCGTATGCGGCACCTGATCGGAGAGCCGTTCTTTGTGCTCGCCACGCAGAACCCCATCGAGCAGGAGGGCACCTACCCGCTCCCCGAGGCGCAGCAAGACCGCTTCATGATCAAGGCGCTCGTCCGGTACCCCAGCTTCGACGAAGAAGTAGAGGTCGCTCAGCGCACCACCCGCGGCGCCGCGGGCGAGGTGCAGGCCGTGCTCTCGCCCGAAGAGATCTCTAGCCTTCAGGACCTGGTTCGCAGCGTTCCGGTGAGCGATCACGTGACCCGCTACGCCGTGGCCCTGGTTCGCGGCACACGTGTCGGCGAGCCGGAGGTGACCGAATTCTGTCGACGCACGTTGTCTTGGGGCGCCGGGCCTCGGGCGGTGCAGTACCTCATTCTGGGCGGAAAGGCCCGCTGCCTGATGGCGGGGAGGCCGTGCGTCTCGGTGGAGGACATCCAGGCGCTGGCCGCGCCGGTGCTGCGGCACCGCCTAATGCTGGACTTCGCGGCCGAGAGCGAGGGGGTCACCCCCGACGACGTGGTCGCCGACCTGATCAAGAACACCTCCACCCACCCGGACAGGCTCTCCGATGACCCAAGATTCCGCGGCGTCCTTGCTTCCTGA
- a CDS encoding prenyltransferase/squalene oxidase repeat-containing protein, producing MPLSPQRLNLSLVLVTATCLAALGSDRSSCRAQTPDARADEVIDQGLLWLASQQHRLGHWTAQGRYPAAMTALSGLAFLCEGSTPTQGTYSENVRSAVDYLVRQARPNGLIGDPLRDDRYTYGHGFSMLFLSQVLGEEEDYQRQQELIRVLTKAVEFTGEAQTAAGGWGYVSAKDQSGFDEGSTTITQVQGLRGCRNAGIPVPKVVIDKAVEYIHNCTLKDGGVQYSSKGGGGRPAITAAAIACLYNAGEYDDEFVPRMREYCRRHLDAHNQSNYGHWHYAHFYYSQVQYREGGETWENYRKATAAKLIREASRVQTPAGQGVTWGQGYIGNVYTTALNLIILQQENAALPIYQR from the coding sequence ATGCCACTCTCGCCACAGCGACTCAACCTCTCGCTAGTCTTGGTTACAGCGACCTGCCTAGCAGCCCTGGGTAGTGATCGCAGCAGCTGCCGAGCTCAAACCCCGGACGCCCGGGCGGACGAGGTGATCGACCAGGGACTGCTGTGGTTGGCGTCTCAGCAGCACCGGCTGGGGCACTGGACCGCCCAGGGCCGCTACCCTGCCGCGATGACCGCGCTGTCGGGGCTGGCATTCCTGTGCGAGGGATCGACGCCGACCCAGGGCACCTACTCCGAGAACGTCCGCAGCGCGGTCGATTACCTCGTCCGGCAGGCGCGCCCCAACGGCCTGATTGGCGACCCGCTGCGAGACGACCGCTACACCTACGGTCACGGTTTCTCGATGCTGTTCCTCTCCCAGGTGCTGGGGGAGGAAGAGGACTACCAGCGACAGCAAGAACTCATTCGCGTGCTCACCAAGGCGGTCGAATTCACCGGCGAGGCCCAGACCGCCGCGGGCGGTTGGGGGTACGTCAGCGCGAAAGACCAGTCTGGTTTCGATGAGGGATCCACCACCATTACCCAGGTACAGGGGCTCCGCGGCTGCCGCAACGCGGGCATCCCGGTGCCCAAGGTGGTGATCGACAAGGCGGTTGAGTACATCCACAACTGCACGCTCAAGGACGGCGGCGTACAGTACAGCTCGAAGGGGGGCGGCGGCCGACCGGCAATCACGGCCGCGGCGATCGCGTGCCTGTACAACGCGGGCGAGTACGACGACGAGTTCGTCCCCCGCATGCGGGAGTACTGCCGCCGGCACCTCGACGCGCACAACCAGAGCAACTACGGCCACTGGCACTACGCCCACTTCTACTACTCGCAGGTGCAGTACCGCGAGGGCGGCGAGACCTGGGAGAACTACCGCAAGGCGACCGCCGCCAAGCTGATCCGCGAGGCGAGCCGCGTGCAGACCCCCGCCGGCCAGGGCGTCACCTGGGGCCAGGGCTACATTGGAAACGTCTACACAACAGCGCTCAACCTGATCATCCTGCAGCAAGAGAACGCGGCGCTGCCAATCTACCAACGCTAA
- a CDS encoding outer membrane protein assembly factor BamB family protein, translated as MPSGAIGATADETEDEVGFQDQHSLYYGVHLPRERVLARGLTIAKQLLEEQRYAESLPVLVRVLHSTEDAYPAGPSPESDEQLSLKAEAARIVARLPAEGQRAYRLEVQAQAERELSQAARSGPDALRLVVSRFPHTEASRLASWLLAQHAFEFGEFREAIVCLETLKWDGMPGDQRDQVDAQIELARQAAGDSTAQSTVEWNGEGSWLSGSREWLAAGGGPARNPLLDSPSPHLWAAWVSSAAGLPGWAASASVGQDDSPRASAVSPLVVGRWVVVRRHDGLAGVDRESGKLVWRRRLPSHASDTPASHQIRRMQGDAAYLKDVLESESRDAVSTRISSDGRLVFAVAAWAGAGDSRPRDAWRAYSGGAFAIDGGQQNQLVAVDALAEGKLRWRSSDVDGLDGVFFLDCPLVVGDRLFVLGEQDQAVCLLQLDPQTGEVRWRQTIATVESPVQQEAMRRMVGGSACYADGLVVCSTGAGLLAAVDPLQRTLRWVYRFPVEGGVQLGRSTPWGRRGSDRWPRDARRQWLWNQMLVADGKVLVGSPESRRLHCVDLQSGEADWSTGNSNPQLLCSADNGVVIVAREDAVAGVALDDGRTEWTTRLPAGAHPAGLGAWFRGGCLLPLSDGSAVLLRPEDGEVASTWRVGPEGVMGNLAFDGQSVYSQSFTGVARFNTNSTEEGSLRREAEIASVNGRDRDVLTGLIEGYRESGVGSEYAARLREVLARSGYTDVLDAAQPSELVPLFTDRPTPVSLRLARLDAAVKAADAAAVRREVAEFMNTPVGDQLLTLDASRAVAPALWFRAAVEATLDRDARDLLRNELSGDAGPDRMALLNAVFGRTGLADASRDAQQFTPDGRWALSQVRSETRPRADRVRRRSGGRVSSNPSEFQLPLLVAVGGARGPVSRLVASSSGQVSLMNALGEVTSQIELPRSSPERLQRLASEDAPVAGCWGRWLCVCTGDDVIAIDTASPDSGAVWSAKRSLLEVDAQGPPGQAARLRSVVQAAAQREVRLAGVAERGVTVAARDLVACLDPVGGHVLWVVSGIETEGRPTADAKYVYSSPTLRPGWRLDLADGRRAELPTPSGDQLAILGGRVAVLQRDSQSARLIVVDRSTGGTLLDQQYEAAVQHCYRGPLLTVVDRVGVDVFDLSAPEGVQQLLHDDLSLEADVVSVVAERVDNRLLVGVNHAAPHVHRAARIMPIDQNPVQSGPLFCYSLADGGRLWPSPVQVSGKALLARQPQLSPLALLAASVQERDATGRYDSVQLVAIDLASGRTVHRDSGPRNDRGRQYRIQLGQGPKPFYQISLDDHSVVLSAEPHPTPPGPPARAPVEQSEGGSLWNMGRAINKLLGEGLGEIATPEPEDDD; from the coding sequence ATGCCTTCCGGTGCGATCGGGGCGACCGCGGACGAAACCGAGGACGAGGTCGGCTTTCAGGACCAGCACTCGCTCTATTATGGGGTGCATCTGCCCCGGGAGCGGGTGCTTGCTCGGGGGCTGACAATCGCCAAGCAGCTGCTTGAAGAGCAGCGTTATGCGGAGTCTCTGCCCGTTCTAGTACGCGTGCTCCATTCGACGGAAGACGCGTACCCTGCCGGTCCGAGCCCCGAGTCGGACGAGCAACTGAGCCTCAAGGCCGAGGCCGCGCGCATCGTCGCCAGGTTGCCCGCCGAGGGCCAGCGGGCATATCGGCTCGAGGTGCAGGCTCAGGCGGAACGCGAGCTCTCTCAGGCTGCGCGCTCGGGCCCGGACGCGCTCCGACTGGTTGTCAGCCGCTTCCCCCATACCGAGGCTTCACGGCTGGCATCGTGGCTGTTGGCCCAACACGCGTTCGAGTTCGGCGAATTCCGGGAGGCAATCGTTTGTCTCGAAACCCTCAAGTGGGATGGGATGCCGGGTGACCAACGTGATCAGGTTGACGCGCAGATCGAGCTAGCTCGCCAGGCCGCCGGAGACTCGACTGCGCAGTCAACTGTCGAGTGGAATGGTGAAGGGAGCTGGCTGAGCGGCAGCCGCGAGTGGCTTGCCGCCGGTGGGGGGCCTGCGCGGAACCCGCTTCTGGATTCGCCGTCGCCCCACCTGTGGGCCGCCTGGGTCAGTTCAGCGGCCGGACTCCCGGGGTGGGCGGCGTCGGCGTCGGTCGGTCAGGACGACTCGCCCCGGGCGAGTGCGGTAAGCCCGCTGGTGGTCGGCCGGTGGGTCGTCGTGCGGCGGCACGATGGCCTGGCGGGCGTTGACCGCGAGAGTGGAAAGCTGGTGTGGCGACGCCGCCTGCCGAGCCACGCCTCCGACACGCCCGCGTCGCACCAGATCCGCCGCATGCAGGGCGACGCCGCCTACCTCAAAGACGTGCTGGAAAGTGAGAGTCGAGACGCGGTGAGCACCCGCATCAGCAGCGATGGGCGGTTGGTCTTCGCGGTCGCGGCGTGGGCTGGGGCGGGCGACAGCCGGCCACGCGACGCTTGGCGGGCCTACAGCGGTGGGGCGTTCGCGATCGATGGAGGGCAGCAGAATCAGCTGGTCGCCGTCGATGCACTTGCCGAAGGGAAGCTCCGTTGGCGGTCGTCGGACGTTGACGGGCTTGATGGGGTCTTCTTTCTAGATTGCCCGCTGGTTGTTGGCGATCGGCTGTTCGTGCTTGGCGAGCAGGATCAAGCCGTCTGCCTGCTGCAGCTCGATCCGCAGACGGGCGAGGTTCGCTGGCGGCAGACAATCGCGACCGTTGAGAGCCCGGTGCAGCAAGAGGCTATGCGGAGGATGGTCGGCGGCAGTGCGTGCTACGCCGATGGTTTGGTCGTCTGCTCAACCGGCGCCGGTCTGCTGGCTGCGGTGGATCCGCTGCAACGCACCCTCCGTTGGGTCTACCGGTTTCCGGTTGAGGGCGGAGTGCAGCTTGGTCGCAGCACGCCCTGGGGCCGCCGCGGATCGGACCGCTGGCCGCGGGATGCCCGCAGGCAGTGGCTATGGAACCAGATGCTTGTGGCCGATGGAAAGGTGCTGGTAGGTTCGCCCGAATCAAGACGGCTGCACTGCGTCGACCTCCAATCCGGCGAGGCAGACTGGTCCACCGGGAATTCGAATCCACAGCTGTTGTGCTCGGCTGACAACGGCGTGGTAATTGTGGCCCGCGAGGACGCCGTTGCGGGGGTTGCGCTCGACGATGGCCGCACCGAGTGGACCACTCGACTCCCGGCAGGGGCGCACCCTGCGGGCTTGGGGGCGTGGTTCCGTGGCGGCTGCCTGCTGCCACTGTCCGACGGCTCGGCGGTGCTGCTACGGCCAGAAGACGGCGAGGTCGCCTCAACCTGGCGGGTCGGGCCCGAAGGCGTGATGGGCAACCTCGCATTCGACGGACAGTCGGTCTATTCGCAATCGTTCACGGGCGTGGCCCGCTTCAATACCAACAGTACTGAGGAGGGCTCGCTCCGCCGTGAGGCCGAGATCGCTTCGGTCAATGGTCGCGACCGCGATGTACTGACAGGTCTGATTGAGGGCTACCGCGAATCTGGCGTTGGATCCGAGTATGCCGCGCGGCTCCGCGAGGTGCTTGCCAGGAGTGGCTACACCGACGTGCTCGACGCCGCGCAGCCAAGCGAGCTTGTCCCGCTGTTCACAGATCGGCCAACGCCCGTGTCGCTCCGCCTGGCACGCCTAGACGCCGCGGTGAAAGCCGCGGACGCCGCCGCGGTTCGACGCGAGGTGGCGGAGTTTATGAACACGCCGGTGGGCGACCAACTGCTGACGCTCGACGCCAGCCGAGCGGTTGCTCCCGCTCTGTGGTTCCGAGCTGCGGTCGAGGCGACCCTCGATCGCGACGCGAGAGATCTCTTGCGCAACGAACTGAGTGGCGACGCGGGGCCGGACCGAATGGCCCTCTTGAACGCAGTGTTCGGCCGAACAGGCCTCGCAGACGCGTCGCGAGACGCGCAGCAGTTCACGCCCGATGGCCGCTGGGCTCTGTCGCAGGTGAGATCGGAGACCCGCCCGCGTGCCGACCGGGTCCGGCGGAGAAGCGGGGGCCGGGTAAGCTCGAATCCCAGTGAGTTCCAGCTGCCGCTACTGGTGGCGGTTGGTGGGGCGAGAGGTCCCGTTTCGCGGCTGGTGGCCTCCTCTTCGGGGCAGGTTTCACTAATGAATGCGCTCGGTGAGGTGACCTCTCAGATTGAGCTTCCTAGGAGCTCACCCGAGAGGCTGCAGCGTTTGGCGAGCGAGGACGCGCCGGTAGCGGGCTGCTGGGGCCGCTGGCTGTGCGTCTGCACCGGCGACGACGTCATCGCAATCGACACCGCTTCGCCCGACTCCGGCGCTGTCTGGTCGGCGAAGCGATCGCTGTTAGAGGTCGACGCACAAGGGCCCCCGGGCCAAGCGGCCCGGCTGCGGTCGGTGGTTCAGGCGGCGGCACAACGTGAGGTGCGTTTGGCCGGGGTCGCCGAACGAGGAGTCACTGTCGCAGCACGAGACCTAGTGGCATGCCTCGACCCGGTCGGGGGGCACGTGCTGTGGGTCGTGAGCGGGATTGAGACCGAAGGGCGGCCCACGGCCGATGCTAAGTACGTCTATTCCTCGCCCACACTGCGGCCGGGCTGGCGGCTCGACCTCGCCGATGGTCGGCGCGCCGAGCTGCCAACGCCCAGCGGGGACCAGCTCGCTATCCTGGGTGGGCGGGTTGCCGTGCTGCAACGAGATTCTCAGTCTGCCCGACTGATTGTCGTTGACAGGTCGACGGGAGGGACGCTGCTCGACCAGCAGTACGAAGCCGCGGTGCAGCATTGCTACCGGGGTCCCCTGCTGACGGTGGTCGACCGCGTCGGGGTGGATGTGTTCGACCTCTCTGCACCTGAGGGTGTGCAGCAATTGCTGCACGACGACCTTTCGCTCGAGGCCGACGTGGTGTCGGTGGTGGCAGAGCGCGTGGACAACCGCCTGCTGGTCGGCGTAAACCACGCGGCGCCGCACGTGCATCGGGCAGCGAGAATCATGCCGATCGACCAGAACCCCGTGCAATCCGGCCCACTCTTCTGCTACAGCCTCGCGGACGGAGGCCGGCTGTGGCCATCGCCGGTCCAGGTATCGGGCAAGGCGCTCTTGGCCCGGCAACCGCAGCTCAGCCCGCTTGCGCTGCTCGCCGCGTCCGTGCAGGAGCGGGACGCCACCGGGCGCTACGACTCTGTACAGCTCGTCGCGATCGATTTGGCGTCTGGCCGGACCGTGCACCGCGACTCGGGGCCGAGGAACGACCGCGGGCGGCAGTACCGCATCCAGCTCGGTCAGGGGCCGAAGCCGTTCTACCAGATATCGCTCGACGACCATTCGGTCGTGCTCTCCGCGGAGCCGCACCCAACCCCTCCAGGTCCGCCCGCGCGGGCCCCGGTTGAGCAGTCCGAGGGGGGGAGTCTGTGGAATATGGGGCGGGCAATCAACAAGCTGCTCGGCGAAGGCCTTGGAGAGATCGCGACACCCGAGCCAGAGGATGACGACTAG
- a CDS encoding HU family DNA-binding protein: MAKAAPKPPTKTEIFANIAEETGLTKKQVGEVFDALSGQIEKALGRRGPEVFTIPGLCKITVKHKPATKEREGINPFTGEPTIFKAKPASKAVKVTALKKLKDMVS; the protein is encoded by the coding sequence ATGGCGAAAGCCGCCCCCAAGCCACCGACCAAGACTGAAATCTTCGCGAACATCGCGGAGGAGACCGGCCTGACCAAGAAGCAGGTTGGTGAAGTCTTTGATGCCCTGTCGGGCCAGATCGAGAAGGCTCTTGGCCGCCGTGGCCCTGAGGTCTTCACCATCCCAGGCCTGTGCAAGATCACAGTCAAGCACAAGCCGGCCACCAAGGAGCGGGAAGGCATCAACCCGTTCACGGGCGAACCGACCATCTTCAAGGCCAAGCCCGCTAGCAAGGCGGTCAAGGTCACCGCTCTGAAGAAGCTGAAGGACATGGTGTCCTAA